The Vitis vinifera cultivar Pinot Noir 40024 chromosome 18, ASM3070453v1 region attttaaatcatgtgaatgttcaattttttaaaaattattttgattagaAGTTtagattgtaaattttttttaatacattattttttctatatcaatatagtgttgttgtaactaattagttataaatataattagtttaaatttaaacctaaaaccaataTTTTAGATTGTCAGATTGctatatgtaagtggtatatatatatatatatatatatataagttcaatttaagtttaaaatttatcatattttcatttgaatatataataatttgttcataataaaaaaaaagttaacaatataatgcaaatgaaaataaacacaaaaactaaaaaacaatccTCAATGAGTGCCACATGATGGGGTCTTCCTCTTTTTCTGCGGACGCCTATGATAAAGAGACATCTCTGTGGAATCTATCTGTGCAATCTGCCATGTCTCAGTATGTATAGGTTGAGATGGAGTTGATGGAGGCAAGACTTGACGTCTACGTGGACCACGACGTCTCCTAGGTGGACATACATCTAGCTGTGTAACATGTGTAAGGGTATAATGCATGGTGGTCTCTATGGGAAGACGTGTAGGTGATGGTAAAGTGGTAGATGGTGGGGTGATCTCAGGTACAATGATATCTGATATGGTAGCATCTAGAAGAGATGATATAGGAGATGGAAGAATGACATCTGCTGTAATGGTAGCTGGTGCAATAACATCTGGTATAGTGGACTCGAGTAGAGAAGATATAAGTGATGATGGTGAGGTGACATGTGGTGTAGTGGTCTCCTCGAGAGAAGGTAGAGGTGATGGTAGACTAGTAGATAGTGGGGTAGTCTCTGGTATAGTGACATCAGGTATAGTGGCCTCTGTGGTAGGAAATATAGGTGATGGTAGAGTGGTATCTGATACGACATTCCCTAAGAGAGAAGGTCTAGGTGAAGGTGATGGTAGGGGTGAAGGGGAAAGTGTGGAAGCCTCAGGTGCAAATGGGGTAGATGATGTGGATGGTGCTAACATGGTCTCAGGTGGATGCATAGATCGTCGAGGCTGTCAACCAACTCGCCCATCATCTCGTCTATTACCTCTCCCTCGACCTCGAATAGGCTGCATCCTAACTGTAATGGCTGACACAGGTGGGCTCATGGATGGGTATGATGATGTAGGCAACTGACGGAGTGAATGTATGCAATGCTCCTCTCCAATAACATGCAAAATATCAATAGCAATCCGATGAATGTCGCATAATGCACCTGAAGTAGGCCTAACAGATCGACTAGCAATCTCAACCATACTAGtgatctaaaataaataaataaataaacgttaaacaaacaaaaaatgatttttaattaattataatttaataaaccatttataaattaaaaaatcttaccAATAACTGACTAGCTACTGCTGTACTATGATACCTCATCTGATCTCTATGGAGAGGGAGTGTGATCAAATGTCGTGTAATACATCGGTACCACTCCATATATGGATCATGAAACTGCATAACACCCACCATAGGTGGTGCAGTCGCAATACGCTCCTCACGACTACCCTATAAGGTAATATACTGTGCATGGAATGCTCCCCAATCATACTTATGTCGTCCTCGCTTATCCACAGAATGGAGGTCTAACTTTATGGAACAAGATGGAGGTATCCCTTGTTGAAGGCCAAACTGTCGCAGCACTCTCTCCGGTCGATGCCACTCGACAATGTCAAAGCAACTAAGAGGTGACATCGTCCGCCAAATCTCCTAGTCTGCTAGAGATATCGCCGAAAGATGGGCAACTAAGTCTCCCATGTAAGACTCCCATAAAACCTGTTAAAATCAACATTTGACATTAATACTGAGTACAGGTTTATATGGTTAACAATAGCACATTACATCTTATGTGTACCTGGTCATGGGTCTGTGCATCTAACTGGTCTCGATAAAATGTCAACACACATGATGGGTTTTGAACCCATGATAAAGGTACTCTCCACCTACATCCTAACGGATCAGCTGGTAAACCCTCGTGTAACAATGCCTCATCCCATAATCCGTGGTCTAACTGCTTAGCTGGTAAATCATCGGTTGCATCATGCTCTAAATGCTGGGCTGCTGGAGGGGCTGGTGGTCGACCAAAATCTGGGCGACCCACGTGGAGTCTCTCCCAAGACcacaattggaaaaaaatgtaacattaaaattttacttaaattataaacttgaagcaactagaaattttaatctaatgtgaataattaattataccTATAATAGTGTGACACATCCAGCAATATCGGTGGCACCGTCCAAACTCGCTCAACACAACTCCCTATATAGGTGTGTTAATACTGCACTACCCCAACTATACATAGATGTTTGAGTCAAGTCTCTAAGTAGTGGGAGATAACACATATGGATGTGGGTACCCTTCTTGTCTGTAAATAGCGCTAAACCTATGAGTCCTAATATGAAAGCTCGTGCATACCGCTCTAATGTGGCATCATCTAAATCAACTGGTGGCTGAGAGAACTGGTGACATAGCCATCGTGTCGATATCGCTGATTCTTTAATCTCAGATATAAGGGGAGTCACTCCTAAAAGTTCATAACATAGCAGTGACCAATCTATGTCACATGTGCCAGTGATGGGAAGCCCATGAATACGAAGTCCTAATATGACAACAACATCCTGTAAAGTAATGGTCATCTCCCCAACAGGTAAGTGACATGTGTGTGTCTTAGGACGTCATCTCTCAACTAGACTAGTGATCAATCCCTAATCTAGTGTAATGTATCCAATAAGGTATACACCATAAAATCCAGATCGAATAATATAAGGTCGAAGACGAGAATCCATCTCCCACTCCCGCATAAACCTAGATATATGTTGTCGACAAGTCAAGACTGAAGCAAGctgtaaaaatagaaatatatcaATTAGATAATAAACTGcaaaattttccattatttaATGAGATATTATGTGTTTGCATATACATACCTGGCCAGAGTCAACTAAATGAGACATGTGTCTATCTTGTAGAACCAAAACAGACGTATCTAATGGATATGGATCAGAACTATGTCCTCTATACTCTATATCTGTAACAAAATTgtgaagataaataaacaatacttattctttaaaaaaaaaattatttctaatggaattttttaaaaaatttatggagttttccctatattaagtatatatcaattttataaatttaagtacatcaatttatttatgacCAATAAACAAGTCATATTagtctaaattaaaaatagagataCAAATACAATTGGGCATtttgttaacatttttaatagaaaatttcaaaattttgacaaagTATCCCCTATAATATGGACATTATTCCAAATACAAATGACCTGATTATGCAAATAACatcaatatttataatcaaaCCAAAGCCAATAATTGCATAAAGGTAGTATCAAAGTAGCTTACATCACAATATCCAAGAAAATTACATGCATAAATCACATAGTCTAATCAATTCTATTACTGTTTTGACAAGAACGACGATTGTGGCCACTTTGTTTGCATAACTCACATGTAATAGAAGTCTTGCCCTCTCTaacatccatttcattatgCAAACGACTCGATTTAGGTCGTCCACTTTATGCACGTTTTATCGACTCAGAAGGCACGATAATCGGACCATCATAAGGAGGCCACTCATATACATTAAAAATAGGATGGAACAAGGGTGCCCAAGAATTATAGTACGATTGTGTACTGTAGTAGTGTTGAATAAGTGGTCTAAAATCAACTGAACGAAAATGACATGCTGCTAGAATATGGCTACATGGGAATCCATAGATGAGTGTTTTACCACATGTGCATGCATACTCCTGTAAGTTGATGCGATATGTTCGACCACGAGTTGAGCTACTCTTAGTACCCTTATTAGTCTTCACATGAAAGTGTCCTCGAATGTGATCATATAAAACAATCTCATGAGATCCCGCCTTAACCACATTTGCCTTAATCTTAGCATCAACATATAGAGTGTATTCCTCATTTGAAGCAAGTCGATTAGCACCTTGTTCCCTTCTCACAACAAAGTAACTATTTAGCCGAAAAAATGTCAATTGAACCAAAGCAGTTATGGGTAAGCTACGAGCCCCTTTAAGCACACTATTGAACACCTCCGACATGTTTGTAGTCATGATGTCATACCTTCGACCTCCGTCATGAGAGAGCGCCCATTTCTAAAAAAGGATTGCTTCCAACCATTGTTGTGCGACTGCATTAATCCTCCCAATTGTGTTCAtatgtttattgaatttttcaatcttggtTGCTAAGGCTGCTCTGCACATcagatttttcaatattttatcctTGAATCGAGTCATAAAATTACTGGCAAGATGACACATACAAACCCTATGATATGCGTATGGCTCAGACCAACCAAGATGAACATCGCTCATTGCAGCCATAATGCCTGGATGTCGATCTGATAT contains the following coding sequences:
- the LOC109121637 gene encoding uncharacterized protein LOC109121637 → MLAPSTSSTPFAPEASTLSPSPLPSPSPRPSLLGNVVSDTTLPSPIFPTTEATIPDVTIPETTPLSTSLPSPLPSLEETTTPHVTSPSSLISSLLESTIPDVIAPATITADVILPSPISSLLDATISDIIVPEITPPSTTLPSPTRLPIETTMHYTLTHVTQLDVCPPRRRRGPRRRQVLPPSTPSQPIHTETWQIAQIDSTEMSLYHRRPQKKRKTPSCGTH